TTCGCCAAGACCCTCAACTGCGCCGAGGGGCCCGCGGAGGACTGCTGCGACACCTGCGAGGCCTGCGTTGAAATCCGTGAGGGCAAGAGCCTGGACGTGCTCGAAATGGACGCGGCGACCCACACCGGCATCGACGATATCCGGGAGTTGCGGGAAGCCGCCCAGTACCCCCCCAGCAAGGAGAATCACCGGGTCTTCATCCTCGACGAAGCCCACCAGCTCTCCGCCTCGGCCTGGAACGGTCTGCTGAAGATCCTCGAAGAGCCGCCTCCCTGGTGCGTGTTCCTCTTCTGCACGACCGAGCCCCACAAAATCCCCCCCACCATCGAGTCCCGCGCCCTGCACTTCGCCTTTCGCAGCCCCACCCCGGCCCAACTCCGTGCCCACCTGGCGGAGGTGGCCGCGGGGGCGGAGATCGAGATCGAACCGGCGGCCCTGGACCTGCTGGTCAAGGCCGCCGACGGCTCGGTGCGGGACGGCCTGTCGGCCCTCGACCAGGCCCGGGCCGTGGGGGGCACGCCCCTGAGCGCCGAGGCGGTGCGGGAAGCCCTGGGCCTGGTGCCGGGGGAGGCGGTCGAGGGCTACCTGCGGGCCGTCACCGGGGGCGACGCGGCAGCAGCCCTGGCCGGCGTGGCGGACCTGGAGGACGAAGGCCAGGACCTGCGCGCCTTTGCCGCCGAGGTCCTGGAATCGGTCCGGCGCCTGGCCCTGCTCGGCCAGGTGGGCCCGGAAGCCACCCCTGCCGAACCCTGGGAGAAAGAACTCGCCGGGCATCTCGACCCCAGGCCTCTGCTGTGGATGGGCCGGATTCTCGACGAAACCGAAACCCGCCTGCGCCAGGGCGGCCC
The nucleotide sequence above comes from Acidobacteriota bacterium. Encoded proteins:
- the dnaX gene encoding DNA polymerase III subunit gamma/tau, which translates into the protein MSRLPLARACRPQRFAEVLGQAAPIRALGSAARERNLASAYIFSGTRGIGKTTIARIFAKTLNCAEGPAEDCCDTCEACVEIREGKSLDVLEMDAATHTGIDDIRELREAAQYPPSKENHRVFILDEAHQLSASAWNGLLKILEEPPPWCVFLFCTTEPHKIPPTIESRALHFAFRSPTPAQLRAHLAEVAAGAEIEIEPAALDLLVKAADGSVRDGLSALDQARAVGGTPLSAEAVREALGLVPGEAVEGYLRAVTGGDAAAALAGVADLEDEGQDLRAFAAEVLESVRRLALLGQVGPEATPAEPWEKELAGHLDPRPLLWMGRILDETETRLRQGGPARTLLDLATLRLLQVMNLEPLESLVARLGAAGGGGGQNPAPGRRRSAGGRPEIG